The nucleotide window ATAAATTTGGTactgctacccagtaccattaccatttgctcatccctgatcacgggtaccgtacgaacaacaacggtatcatacacctttttttttagtttcaagggtagggatgagctcggtgccaactgataccccggttacggtatcggtatatgaaTGTAAAAACCagtagcgaaccggtaccaggaacgcaaAACATCAGTACTGAACTGGTACTTAGTAAATATTTAAAATCCAAGTTTAGGAATAGTAAACATTTTGTTTTTTCTTAAATGGACCtcatttttttgttttctctttttgttttttcttttttcaatactttattattattactctATTATTTAAAAAAGAGAAAATTACGAAATTGTTGGTTGATCAAAAGGGTTTTCAATTTTGTCACACTCCTGCGTCTTTGGAAGGATCACTGAGCTTCGGAAGAGTCCGCATGTTATGTTGATGCGTCCATTTCCGACAGATTACTCCCGTGCGTCGGCGGACCACTCCCGTGCGTCGGCGGATCACTTCCGAAGCGTCAGTGACTCTTCCGAAGAGTCAGCCAAAATGGGAGTGGTCAGCGACGCACGGTAGTGGTCCGCGGACGCACGGGAGTGGTCCGCGGACGCACGGGATTGGTCCACCGATGCAAGGGAGTGGTCTGTCGGACACGTGTCAGATGCTTGCTACATGGACTCTTCAACATGATACGCCGACGCATCTCATGCTCAGAGGTCTTTCCACGAACGTATAAACGTGACAAAGTCGAAAACATGGTTGGTCAACGCACATTTTCGTAAATTTCCCTTTAAAAAACAAGTTTAGGAATAGTCAACTTTTTGTTTTTTCTTAAATTGACCTTAATTTTTTGTTtccttttctcttttttttcttttttcaaattGACCACAAcattttaagtttttcaaactaATTAAAATTTACCCAACCCCTTTGGCTTTTTAAAATTTGACATTAAATTTTAAGTTACTTTATTATTTAAAAACCAAGTTTAGGAACAGTAAACTTTTTTTTTCCTTAAATTGACCTCaacttttttgttttcttttttcgttttttcttttttcaaactAAAATTCACCAAAAccctttggtttttttttttttttttttttttttttttttttatttgacattAAATTTTTGTATTATCAAACTGACAACATAAGTTTTTTGGTTATTATTCTATATGTTTTTTTGTGTGGGTGTGTTTATCGTTTCGAGATTTTTACATTTTCCTTTGAATTTGATCAGTTAACACTTCGCAATACGCTTGTTTGATTCTCAAAATTTTTGGTTATTGTTCTATATACAAATTTTTTGGTTATTGTTCTAATTTTTGGACTTTTTACCCGTGTAATTTATTGATGTATGTTGACATTTACACATTAGAAAAAAGTGTGTACGAACAAGTTGTAACTATTACCTTTGAGCAACCGTTAGGCATGTCGTGCACGATACAGCCCGAAGGAAGTCTCCGAGATGTTGAACCTTCTCTTCCGGCATCAACTGACACGTCAACAACGGCCCATACGCCTTCCGCGTGTTGCCTGCAGTACCGAATAAACCGCATTTGACGAGCCGGTACTGATGGCGATACCAACTGAATCTCGGCTTGCATCTATAAAACCAAAGTTTGACTCGTTTATCAGTTTCGAACTTCATTAAGTCAAATTTTACAAACAAGAATTCAAAAATTACTTACGAGTTGAACAACGCCGTTTCTTGAATCTCCGGTGCCACCCGAAATCACATCGATCATGCTACTACTCCCGATCATACCAAGAAACATATCTCTCCACTGATTCTACATAAACATAAAGATAATCCTATAAAAAACATTTAGATAAAACTTGACTATTAGTTTATTACGAAAGTGTAGTGGCGGACCCAAAAAAGTTTCTATGGGTGTCGGATGACCCCCACCGTGCAAGGGTTGGGTGTTGGGTGCGGTGTCCGCCCCTGTATGAAAGATTAACATACCACATTTAGTAATGCATCCACAAGAGCCACACTATTGATCATCACAACCCCGCTAGCTCGTGAAGCCTCGGAAACATAACCGTGCGGTTTCATACCGAGACAAAGCGGAAAATTCCTCGTATACTCATTTGGATCGAGCACTTCACCGCCACCTTCTGTGTTCCCGATCCATAGAAGGTTATTATTCTGTCCAAGTTTCATTAGTTCATCCATTGCACTCATTGCAAGATCTAAAAACATATTCTTTTCATATGAAAGATCCAACCCAACACCACCAGCCACCATCATTCCAGGTCTTGAAGGTGACATTAAAGGCAAAACATTCGAGATCCCGTTGCTGTAATCGAGCCCCATTGGTAATCCTACATCCATTGGGTTTAAACCGTACCCGTTTCTCCCAACACCAAGTTCTAAGTTGAAACTCCCCATTCCAAGTGGTAATGAACCACCGAAGGACGATAAAGGCCTGCCAAGAAACTTATTAGCAAGAATAGAAACCCGGTCAAGTTCATCTCGTAATCGAGCGTTTTCAATCCTGATATGGTGTTCATCTATTGATATGTCTCCAACCATTGCCTGACCGCCACAATTGTTACAGACTGGAGCGCGAATTGCTTCTTTCATGGCTATGTTTTCAATCCGTAACTTGTCATTTTCTTGCTTCAAAATTGCATTTTCATGGCGCTCCATTTGAGTCTAGACCAATGTAATTAACCAATGTCAGCACAAATATATCCATTACATGTAATTTTATACCTTATAGAAAAGATTTTTAAGTCGCGGTGTAATTAGGAGTAGGATCTCTATCTCTATCCCACCCTCGGGAGTGAGGTATTAATGTTCCTCTTTacctatacgcaacgtataggAGCAGCCAGAACTGAACTGAACTCAGTCAGACACTGATTTTTATGCAactctatacgctgcgtataggtctgtCTATACAcagcgtatataaaccctaaAGTGTGCAAATAAGCACCTTTGGTGTGCCAATAGTTTTAGCCTAGCATTATGCTAGTTTGCCATTTAAAAAAAAGtccgtttgtttgtttgtttagctGTAGTCAAAGAATCAATGAAATTTAATGTTTAGTTATAatctaaatatataatattattcACCTTCATTTGAGTTCTTCTGTTTTGAAACCAGAATTTGACTTGCTTGTTTGCCAAATTCAGCTTCTTTCCAAGCGCCAATCTTTCTTTCTCATCAGGGTGAGGATTATCTTTAAAAGAGCTATATATTaccacaaacaaacaaaataaacatTCCATCAAGCTAATATAAAATGGTTAAAATTAATTATTTACTAAAAAGATTACGCTTCAAGTTCTTGAATTTGGTAGGGAGTATGGCGGTGATATTTCTGTCGCGGGCGCAAACCCGAAGATGGGCCGGCAGGGATATCTTGTTCATCACCAGATGCACCTTCTACATTATCACTTCCACCAGACCTGCTTTCAGATCCATCTCCTCTAACCCTTCCAAGATTTGCTTCAAAGTTTTCACCTATCAAACCAACATGATCTCCAAGTCCTTCCATCTTGGGCTTCTGTTTAAATCATCACAAACACATATATAAATTCATGTATAAGCATACCCAAAAAATCTTTACAAAAAATATCACAAATTTATtggaagaaaaatatatataaggGAATGCATACTAAAGCAAGAGAGAGTGATTGTGAGTTATAAATAGGCTGAGGAATAGTTGAAGTGATGAGTTGTTGCTGAGAATAGGGAGCCCTATGAAATGGCATATTGTTAAAAGAACCATCAGCCATC belongs to Helianthus annuus cultivar XRQ/B chromosome 5, HanXRQr2.0-SUNRISE, whole genome shotgun sequence and includes:
- the LOC110940552 gene encoding homeobox-leucine zipper protein ANTHOCYANINLESS 2 isoform X2, yielding MEGLGDHVGLIGENFEANLGRVRGDGSESRSGGSDNVEGASGDEQDIPAGPSSGLRPRQKYHRHTPYQIQELEASFKDNPHPDEKERLALGKKLNLANKQVKFWFQNRRTQMKTQMERHENAILKQENDKLRIENIAMKEAIRAPVCNNCGGQAMVGDISIDEHHIRIENARLRDELDRVSILANKFLGRPLSSFGGSLPLGMGSFNLELGVGRNGYGLNPMDVGLPMGLDYSNGISNVLPLMSPSRPGMMVAGGVGLDLSYEKNMFLDLAMSAMDELMKLGQNNNLLWIGNTEGGGEVLDPNEYTRNFPLCLGMKPHGYVSEASRASGVVMINSVALVDALLNVNQWRDMFLGMIGSSSMIDVISGGTGDSRNGVVQLMQAEIQLVSPSVPARQMRFIRYCRQHAEGVWAVVDVSVDAGREGSTSRRLPSGCIVHDMPNGCSKVMWIEHTEYNESGVPQHYRPLLRSGLGFGAQKWIATLQRHFECIATIMSPDTTIENGSVLSPGGKRSLASLAQRMTANFCAGVCATGGHKWEVVSNEPEAARILIRKSLNNLGDPSGAVLSASMSVWMPIQHQRLFALMLNEELRSKWDVLSPGSAMQNMICLPKTQDLGNLNTISLRANATGPNANQNSVLVLQDSATDVTGSLMVYAAVDVEAITVVMNGGDSSYVALLPSGFAIVPDCVAESGVKAEGEGGSLLTVGFQILVNDLPSSNIKMESVNTVINLITRTVQGIKDVIHSDQQGRQISS
- the LOC110940552 gene encoding homeobox-leucine zipper protein HDG1 isoform X1, producing MSFGGFYGGGSDSRMMMADGSFNNMPFHRAPYSQQQLITSTIPQPIYNSQSLSLALKPKMEGLGDHVGLIGENFEANLGRVRGDGSESRSGGSDNVEGASGDEQDIPAGPSSGLRPRQKYHRHTPYQIQELEASFKDNPHPDEKERLALGKKLNLANKQVKFWFQNRRTQMKTQMERHENAILKQENDKLRIENIAMKEAIRAPVCNNCGGQAMVGDISIDEHHIRIENARLRDELDRVSILANKFLGRPLSSFGGSLPLGMGSFNLELGVGRNGYGLNPMDVGLPMGLDYSNGISNVLPLMSPSRPGMMVAGGVGLDLSYEKNMFLDLAMSAMDELMKLGQNNNLLWIGNTEGGGEVLDPNEYTRNFPLCLGMKPHGYVSEASRASGVVMINSVALVDALLNVNQWRDMFLGMIGSSSMIDVISGGTGDSRNGVVQLMQAEIQLVSPSVPARQMRFIRYCRQHAEGVWAVVDVSVDAGREGSTSRRLPSGCIVHDMPNGCSKVMWIEHTEYNESGVPQHYRPLLRSGLGFGAQKWIATLQRHFECIATIMSPDTTIENGSVLSPGGKRSLASLAQRMTANFCAGVCATGGHKWEVVSNEPEAARILIRKSLNNLGDPSGAVLSASMSVWMPIQHQRLFALMLNEELRSKWDVLSPGSAMQNMICLPKTQDLGNLNTISLRANATGPNANQNSVLVLQDSATDVTGSLMVYAAVDVEAITVVMNGGDSSYVALLPSGFAIVPDCVAESGVKAEGEGGSLLTVGFQILVNDLPSSNIKMESVNTVINLITRTVQGIKDVIHSDQQGRQISS